The Caldicellulosiruptor changbaiensis genome has a segment encoding these proteins:
- a CDS encoding ATP-binding protein has product MKVTPDKLKRYVNLSEFNFTTTDEVEPLRSIIGQERARKAFEFGLKINTKGYNIYMCGPTGTGKTSFAESYLKEVANQKPAPNDWVYVYNFSNPDSPIAIGLPKGMGRVFKKDMSDFVESVVNDLKKVFASEEYENDKNNIYNEYQEKRTQLLDDLAEEARRYGFEIKYTPSGVYFIPIVDGKAISEAEYPELDKSIRDEMEKKIKKLQLDTQEVLKKIKLLEKESKEKIKELQKRIAVFTISHYVYEIRNKYKENQKILDFIDGVTNDVVENLEEFLDRDDEEQGLSFQFLQSKKTPNLDKYKVNVIVDNSDLDGAPVVYEVNPTYYNLIGKIEYENEMGNVLVTDFTKIKAGAIHRANGGYLILQAKDILSYPQAWEALKRVLKTGEIVIENLKDIYGLFITSTLKPEPIPVDLKVILIGNEYIYNILYAYDEDFRKLFKIKADFDSEMEYTQENVYKMIQFISSFCKKENALPFSKEAVEKVVEYSCRLVENQEKLSTRFNDIVEILAEASTWAQLETSDVVKKEHVIKAICEKEYRSSRYEEKINEMIEDGTILVDVDGYKVGQINALAILDVGDYVFGKPSRITVTTSSGRSGIINIEREVQMSGKTHSKGIMIISGYIAEMFAQDMPLTLNATICFEQLYSGIEGDSASAAELCALLSALSDVPIYQGIAITGSINQKGEIQPVGGVTKKVEGFYYVCKKKGFTGKQGVIIPYQNIKNLVLCDEVIEDVKDGNFHIWAVKSIDEAMEILTGRKFKEIVMLSKQKLRRYLDNLTNINQQNKEKEA; this is encoded by the coding sequence ATGAAAGTTACACCCGACAAATTAAAAAGGTATGTAAACTTGTCTGAATTCAATTTTACTACTACTGATGAAGTTGAGCCATTGAGATCAATAATTGGCCAAGAAAGGGCAAGAAAAGCGTTTGAGTTTGGCCTTAAGATTAACACAAAAGGTTATAACATTTATATGTGTGGTCCAACAGGTACAGGCAAGACAAGTTTTGCCGAAAGCTATCTTAAAGAAGTTGCAAACCAAAAACCTGCTCCAAATGACTGGGTATATGTATATAATTTTTCCAACCCTGACTCACCAATTGCAATTGGTCTTCCAAAAGGAATGGGAAGAGTTTTTAAAAAGGATATGTCAGATTTTGTTGAATCTGTTGTAAACGACCTAAAAAAAGTGTTTGCAAGCGAAGAGTATGAAAATGACAAGAATAATATCTATAACGAGTATCAGGAAAAAAGGACTCAGCTTTTAGATGACTTAGCTGAAGAAGCAAGAAGGTATGGCTTTGAAATAAAGTATACACCAAGCGGTGTATATTTTATCCCAATTGTGGATGGAAAAGCTATTTCAGAGGCTGAGTATCCTGAGCTTGATAAATCTATAAGAGATGAGATGGAGAAAAAGATTAAAAAGCTTCAGCTTGATACGCAAGAGGTACTAAAGAAGATAAAGCTTCTTGAAAAAGAGTCAAAAGAAAAGATAAAAGAACTTCAAAAGAGAATTGCAGTGTTTACTATAAGTCATTATGTCTATGAAATCAGAAACAAGTACAAAGAAAATCAAAAGATACTTGACTTTATTGACGGTGTTACTAATGATGTAGTGGAAAATCTTGAAGAATTTTTGGACAGAGACGATGAAGAACAAGGCTTATCTTTTCAGTTTCTTCAATCTAAAAAGACTCCTAATTTAGACAAGTACAAGGTGAATGTAATTGTAGACAACTCAGATTTAGATGGTGCACCTGTTGTATATGAGGTAAATCCAACTTACTATAATCTCATAGGGAAGATTGAATATGAAAATGAAATGGGGAATGTTTTAGTCACTGATTTTACAAAGATAAAAGCTGGGGCAATTCACAGGGCAAACGGCGGGTATTTGATACTCCAAGCGAAAGACATTTTAAGCTATCCTCAAGCATGGGAGGCCTTAAAAAGAGTCTTAAAAACAGGTGAGATAGTCATTGAAAATCTAAAAGATATTTATGGACTTTTTATTACATCAACTCTAAAACCAGAACCAATACCGGTGGATTTAAAAGTAATTCTGATTGGAAATGAATACATCTACAATATCTTATATGCTTATGACGAAGATTTCAGAAAACTTTTTAAGATTAAAGCTGATTTTGACAGTGAGATGGAGTATACTCAAGAAAATGTATACAAGATGATTCAATTCATAAGTTCATTTTGTAAAAAGGAAAATGCTTTGCCATTTTCAAAAGAAGCGGTTGAAAAAGTGGTTGAGTATTCATGTAGGCTTGTTGAAAATCAAGAAAAGCTCTCAACACGCTTTAATGACATTGTTGAGATATTGGCAGAGGCAAGCACATGGGCACAGCTTGAAACAAGCGATGTGGTAAAGAAAGAACATGTCATAAAAGCAATTTGCGAAAAGGAATACAGAAGTTCAAGATATGAAGAAAAGATAAATGAGATGATTGAAGATGGAACAATACTTGTTGATGTTGACGGCTATAAGGTTGGTCAGATAAACGCACTTGCAATTTTGGATGTGGGCGATTATGTGTTTGGGAAACCTTCACGTATAACAGTTACCACCAGCAGCGGCAGAAGTGGTATAATAAATATTGAACGCGAGGTGCAGATGTCAGGCAAGACTCACAGTAAAGGCATAATGATAATCTCAGGGTATATTGCTGAGATGTTTGCTCAAGATATGCCGCTTACACTAAATGCTACAATATGCTTTGAGCAGCTGTACTCTGGCATTGAAGGTGATTCAGCATCGGCTGCTGAACTGTGTGCTCTTCTTTCTGCCTTGAGTGATGTTCCAATTTACCAGGGAATTGCAATCACTGGTTCGATCAATCAAAAAGGAGAGATTCAGCCTGTTGGTGGTGTGACTAAAAAGGTAGAGGGGTTTTATTATGTCTGCAAGAAAAAAGGGTTTACAGGTAAGCAAGGTGTGATAATTCCTTATCAAAATATAAAGAATTTAGTTTTGTGTGATGAGGTTATAGAGGATGTTAAAGATGGCAATTTTCATATCTGGGCTGTAAAATCAATTGATGAGGCTATGGAGATTTTAACAGGTAGGAAGTTCAAAGAGATTGTGATGCTTTCAAAACAGAAGCTTAGAAGATATTTAGATAATCTTACAAATATAAATCAACAAAACAAAGAAAAGGAGGCGTGA
- a CDS encoding nitroreductase family protein, whose amino-acid sequence MDVLEVLRGRRSIRKYKKNMPLDKKTIEKIIDVARFAPTARGNQGWEFVVVTDDELKKQIAQKARYGRFIEDASCCVAVLYEKGFEYILEDMAAASTYILIAAKALGLGSCWVASYKKEHSEDVKRLLNVPEHLELCALISIGYPDEDPVRNKKELSSILHWNKYKR is encoded by the coding sequence ATGGATGTATTAGAAGTTTTGAGGGGAAGAAGAAGCATAAGAAAATACAAAAAGAACATGCCACTTGACAAGAAGACTATTGAAAAGATAATTGATGTTGCACGTTTTGCGCCAACAGCCCGCGGGAATCAAGGATGGGAGTTTGTTGTTGTAACAGATGATGAGCTAAAAAAACAGATTGCGCAAAAAGCGCGTTATGGAAGGTTTATAGAAGATGCTTCGTGTTGTGTTGCAGTTTTGTATGAAAAGGGATTTGAGTATATTTTAGAAGATATGGCAGCAGCCTCAACTTATATCTTAATCGCAGCAAAGGCGTTGGGACTTGGTAGTTGTTGGGTTGCAAGCTATAAAAAAGAACACTCTGAGGATGTGAAGAGGCTTTTGAATGTACCTGAGCATTTAGAGCTATGTGCGCTAATTAGCATAGGATATCCCGACGAAGATCCTGTGAGAAATAAAAAGGAGCTATCTTCAATCTTGCACTGGAATAAATACAAAAGATAA
- a CDS encoding secondary thiamine-phosphate synthase enzyme YjbQ, with protein sequence MFKELEIRTKDRIDFVDITSKLKEIVRQSNIEEGLMTVFVPHTTAGVTINEHADPSVVSDIKKQLEKLVPVNNGYSHSEGNSDAHIKASLIGSSVNIIIRNGELMLGTWQGVFFCEFDGPRRRKIYVYIK encoded by the coding sequence GTGTTCAAAGAACTTGAGATAAGGACAAAAGATAGGATTGACTTTGTAGACATTACAAGTAAACTTAAAGAGATTGTAAGACAGTCAAATATTGAAGAAGGGCTTATGACTGTGTTTGTTCCTCACACCACAGCAGGTGTTACAATCAATGAACATGCTGACCCTTCAGTTGTGAGTGATATCAAAAAACAACTTGAAAAATTAGTACCTGTAAATAACGGGTATAGCCACAGCGAAGGTAATTCTGATGCACATATAAAAGCAAGCTTGATAGGCTCATCTGTCAATATAATAATTAGAAACGGTGAGCTTATGCTTGGTACATGGCAGGGGGTATTTTTCTGTGAATTTGACGGACCGAGAAGAAGAAAAATATACGTGTATATAAAATGA
- a CDS encoding tyrosine-type recombinase/integrase: MPKQLKVNNSNSDWEDALQLFLSYKKAQGRSDLTIRDYERHISSFFKRYPDCFNDTEKLRKCLIEYLSQPMKPVTYNLRMKNLKAFLNWCVEEGIIPTNPIAKFKPRKTDDRIVEIDIETLQKLLQLPDRKTFAGLRDYALMLLTLDTEIRPKEAFSLLKDHFDFKNLQVVIPSDVAKTRVSRVLPISPVTANAIKKLISSRHPQWDDSVPVFCSVSGKPLNRYRWNERMREYSKQLGVKIRPYDLRHMFALLYLKNGGYELSLQKIMGHTTLEMTKKYVHFTQKDLQEIHAKVTPINSLLKQPLNRVGNIKNQNKKKE; encoded by the coding sequence ATGCCTAAACAACTCAAAGTCAACAATTCAAATTCAGATTGGGAAGACGCATTACAGCTTTTCTTATCTTACAAAAAAGCACAAGGTAGAAGTGATTTAACGATTAGGGACTATGAACGTCACATCAGTTCATTTTTTAAACGTTACCCAGATTGTTTTAATGACACAGAGAAGTTAAGAAAGTGTTTGATTGAGTATTTATCACAACCTATGAAACCAGTGACTTACAATCTAAGAATGAAAAACTTGAAAGCATTTTTGAATTGGTGTGTTGAAGAGGGTATTATTCCGACAAATCCCATTGCTAAATTCAAGCCAAGAAAGACAGATGACAGAATTGTTGAAATTGACATTGAAACACTTCAAAAGTTACTCCAGTTGCCAGATAGAAAGACATTTGCTGGTTTACGTGATTATGCATTGATGTTATTGACACTTGACACAGAAATAAGACCTAAAGAAGCCTTTTCATTGCTAAAAGACCATTTTGATTTTAAGAATTTGCAGGTTGTAATTCCTTCAGATGTGGCAAAGACAAGAGTATCAAGAGTGCTGCCAATCTCACCAGTAACAGCAAATGCAATTAAAAAACTCATCTCTTCAAGACATCCCCAATGGGATGACAGCGTTCCTGTATTTTGTTCAGTATCAGGAAAGCCTTTAAACAGGTATAGATGGAATGAAAGAATGAGAGAGTATAGTAAACAATTAGGTGTGAAAATAAGACCATATGATTTAAGGCATATGTTTGCTTTGCTGTATCTCAAAAATGGTGGTTATGAATTGAGTTTGCAAAAGATAATGGGACATACAACATTGGAAATGACAAAAAAGTACGTCCACTTTACCCAGAAAGACCTACAAGAAATTCATGCAAAGGTAACACCGATTAACAGTTTGCTAAAACAACCCTTAAACAGGGTTGGAAATATAAAAAATCAAAATAAAAAGAAGGAGTGA
- a CDS encoding helix-turn-helix domain-containing protein — translation MTVLEKIRKDKGLSQSKLGLAIGVNPNILSQIERGWRKPYPKLLQSLAAYFGISVEEIANPDGTLKKVNDQIA, via the coding sequence ATGACAGTTTTAGAAAAAATTAGAAAAGACAAGGGATTATCTCAAAGCAAGTTAGGACTTGCTATTGGGGTCAATCCTAATATCCTTTCCCAAATCGAAAGGGGTTGGAGAAAGCCTTATCCCAAGTTGTTACAATCTTTGGCAGCATATTTTGGTATATCTGTCGAGGAGATAGCAAATCCTGATGGAACATTAAAAAAAGTCAACGACCAAATTGCATAA
- a CDS encoding CHC2 zinc finger domain-containing protein yields MQGIVKAIKDKIDIIDYIGRYLPLQKEGSNYKACCPFHPDKNPSFYIKPSEQFFHCFGCGVGGDVIKFAQLYHKISFGEAVKMLAEEIGLSIGSKQTEENTQEEKPSIDQIIAYVETCHQYASLTSYFADRGIPTSLIDKYKMGFDVENNAIVLPIFQDGQIISYVRRNLDDNKPRYEFPKGHKGIPFNLDILKDDLQTNVFITE; encoded by the coding sequence ATGCAAGGTATTGTAAAGGCAATCAAAGACAAAATAGACATTATCGACTACATAGGAAGATACCTACCTTTGCAAAAGGAAGGTAGTAACTACAAAGCTTGCTGTCCCTTCCATCCTGATAAAAACCCATCATTCTACATTAAACCCAGCGAACAGTTTTTTCATTGCTTTGGCTGTGGCGTTGGTGGCGATGTTATCAAATTTGCACAGCTTTACCATAAAATATCTTTTGGGGAGGCGGTAAAAATGTTAGCTGAGGAAATAGGCTTGTCTATTGGCAGCAAGCAAACAGAAGAAAACACGCAAGAAGAAAAGCCTTCTATTGACCAGATTATAGCATATGTCGAGACATGCCATCAATACGCAAGTTTGACAAGTTACTTTGCTGATAGGGGGATTCCCACTTCTCTAATTGACAAATACAAGATGGGCTTTGATGTGGAAAACAATGCAATTGTTTTACCCATCTTTCAAGACGGGCAGATAATAAGCTATGTGCGTCGCAATCTTGATGATAACAAGCCACGCTATGAATTTCCTAAAGGACACAAAGGTATACCGTTTAATTTGGACATACTCAAAGACGACCTGCAAACTAACGTTTTTATCACTGAATGA
- a CDS encoding bifunctional DNA primase/helicase encodes MFDALTIEAAIGQPAIALNGCENQSEFIQTLNRIKPQNKKFYILFDNDEAGSKAAKQLFDKMKNQYEVAICRWEGAPYKDINEFLQNSQDECIKFLKWQLKAAFYPYALINFAAQYVDFLKSDKFKAISTGFKQLDDVLNGGFVAGNLYVFGAKPSVGKTTFLLQLIDNFLQQGYECVFLSAEMPKEEILTRIFCREYGLKKVNVKVAGFDFYRKLRTSTATQEEMQEFMSVMQDYIMRYAFKLHILEGQRLDEVYYVLDRLQKPILFVDYLQLLQPAKPYQSDKQRVDLIMQELFEIKNKFLIPVVAISSLNRESYDDDDIKAFKESGSIEYGTAAAFLMKRDDDKPIHDDYKGNGYTIKFNCVKNRYGSIGENITMRFWGGIYLFEEIADNDNSL; translated from the coding sequence ATTTTTGACGCATTAACAATTGAAGCAGCGATTGGACAGCCAGCAATCGCACTAAATGGCTGCGAAAATCAAAGCGAGTTTATACAAACCCTAAATCGTATCAAACCACAGAACAAGAAATTTTACATCCTGTTTGACAACGACGAGGCAGGCAGCAAAGCAGCAAAACAACTTTTTGATAAGATGAAAAACCAGTATGAAGTGGCTATTTGCAGATGGGAAGGTGCACCTTACAAAGACATCAACGAGTTTTTGCAAAACTCTCAAGACGAGTGTATAAAGTTTTTAAAATGGCAGCTTAAAGCGGCTTTTTATCCCTATGCACTCATTAATTTTGCTGCCCAGTATGTTGATTTTCTCAAGTCTGATAAATTCAAAGCTATTTCCACAGGATTTAAGCAATTAGACGATGTGTTAAATGGTGGTTTTGTAGCAGGAAACCTGTATGTCTTTGGTGCAAAGCCCAGCGTCGGTAAAACAACATTCTTGTTGCAGCTTATAGACAACTTCTTACAGCAAGGTTATGAATGCGTCTTCCTATCGGCTGAAATGCCCAAAGAAGAGATTTTGACAAGGATTTTCTGTCGTGAATATGGACTCAAAAAAGTTAATGTTAAAGTAGCTGGATTCGATTTTTATCGAAAACTTAGAACAAGTACAGCAACTCAAGAGGAAATGCAAGAGTTCATGTCTGTTATGCAAGACTACATCATGCGTTATGCTTTCAAGCTTCACATTTTAGAAGGACAAAGACTTGACGAGGTCTATTATGTCCTTGACCGCTTGCAAAAGCCTATCCTGTTTGTTGATTACTTACAGCTTTTGCAACCAGCAAAACCATATCAAAGCGATAAGCAAAGAGTTGACCTGATAATGCAAGAGTTGTTTGAGATTAAAAACAAGTTTTTAATCCCAGTTGTCGCTATCAGCAGCTTGAATAGGGAAAGCTATGACGACGATGATATAAAAGCTTTCAAAGAATCTGGGTCAATTGAATATGGAACAGCAGCCGCTTTCCTAATGAAAAGAGATGACGACAAACCTATTCACGATGACTACAAAGGCAATGGTTATACAATCAAATTCAATTGTGTCAAAAACAGATATGGCAGCATAGGAGAAAACATCACAATGAGATTTTGGGGCGGGATTTACTTGTTTGAAGAAATAGCCGACAATGACAACAGCTTATAA
- a CDS encoding IS110 family RNA-guided transposase: protein MKYTQNEKILQVTERTLVVGVDIAKERHVGRAFDFRGVELGKRIEFENRKEGMEKFLDWANKIMKANGKESMIVGIEPTGHYWLCFEQYLRENGIKVVLVNPFHVKRSKELDDNTQTKSDIKDPKTIAMLVKDGRYTEPNIPEGIYAEMRVAMNIYERLQKQLNVLKNQIINWLDIYFPEFLGVFSDWEGKTAIATLREMPLPCDVVGKEVEGIIEYWRDKVDKRAISRRRAMDLTEAAKRSIGKKEGRKLARQEIKYLLEEYELLNKQVEEIEAEMAELLKEVPNGDKLLEIKGVGVKTAVGFISEVGDIKRYEDSKQIQKLAGLNIVENSSGKYKGQTCISKRGRGRLRSSLFKAMITIVAKNEEFKQLHRYYTTRENNPLKKKQSLIALCCKLIRVFYAILKKGVKYDGNKMLSDIKREALARTA from the coding sequence TTGAAGTATACACAAAATGAAAAGATATTACAAGTCACAGAAAGAACTTTAGTTGTAGGAGTAGATATAGCAAAGGAAAGGCATGTTGGTAGAGCATTTGACTTCAGAGGAGTGGAGCTTGGTAAGAGAATAGAATTTGAGAATAGGAAAGAAGGTATGGAAAAATTTCTGGATTGGGCAAATAAGATAATGAAAGCAAATGGCAAGGAGAGTATGATAGTTGGGATAGAACCTACAGGGCATTACTGGCTGTGCTTTGAGCAGTACTTAAGAGAGAATGGCATAAAAGTGGTATTAGTGAATCCTTTTCACGTGAAGAGGAGCAAGGAGCTTGATGATAACACGCAAACTAAGAGTGATATAAAGGATCCGAAGACGATAGCAATGCTTGTGAAGGATGGAAGATACACAGAACCAAATATACCCGAGGGTATATATGCTGAGATGAGAGTAGCGATGAACATATATGAAAGGCTTCAAAAACAGCTGAATGTTTTAAAAAATCAAATAATCAATTGGCTTGATATATATTTTCCAGAGTTTTTAGGAGTATTTTCTGATTGGGAAGGCAAGACAGCAATAGCGACGCTGAGAGAAATGCCATTGCCTTGTGATGTAGTAGGGAAGGAAGTAGAAGGGATTATAGAGTACTGGCGTGACAAAGTAGATAAGCGAGCGATTAGTCGCAGGAGGGCGATGGATTTAACAGAAGCTGCCAAAAGAAGTATAGGTAAAAAAGAAGGTAGAAAGCTGGCAAGACAAGAGATAAAATATTTGCTTGAAGAATATGAGCTTTTAAACAAGCAAGTAGAAGAGATAGAAGCCGAGATGGCAGAGCTTTTGAAAGAGGTGCCGAATGGCGATAAGCTTCTTGAAATAAAAGGTGTTGGAGTGAAGACAGCAGTTGGATTTATTTCAGAGGTTGGAGATATAAAGAGGTATGAGGATTCGAAGCAGATACAGAAATTAGCGGGACTCAATATAGTTGAGAATAGTTCTGGCAAGTACAAGGGTCAGACGTGTATAAGTAAAAGAGGGCGAGGAAGGCTCAGAAGTAGCTTGTTCAAGGCCATGATTACAATAGTAGCAAAGAATGAAGAATTTAAGCAGCTGCACAGGTATTACACCACGCGAGAGAACAATCCCTTGAAGAAGAAGCAATCATTAATAGCACTGTGTTGTAAATTGATAAGGGTGTTTTATGCGATTTTGAAAAAAGGCGTAAAGTATGATGGGAACAAGATGTTGAGCGATATAAAGAGAGAGGCTTTAGCAAGGACAGCGTGA
- a CDS encoding TetR/AcrR family transcriptional regulator: MRKSEDTKNRIIQSAIKLISQNGYAATTTAQIAKDAGISEATLFKYFKDKENLLHKVVSVALTQILDSVALSPLKENIKKNKDLKASEFLRSIINERLEMLDRNIDLFKIILIEIQYNDSLKNEVIKNMVPKTCEAKGLIERILIRKGNISKEMAKGISRMMIGTLLTFLFQKYILGIETTSDEIKEEIENVLNVIKKSIGEE, encoded by the coding sequence TTGAGGAAAAGTGAAGATACTAAGAACAGAATAATTCAATCAGCCATAAAGTTGATTTCACAAAATGGTTATGCTGCCACAACAACAGCACAAATAGCAAAAGATGCAGGGATTTCTGAAGCTACACTGTTTAAGTATTTTAAAGATAAGGAGAATTTACTTCATAAAGTTGTAAGTGTTGCCCTGACACAAATCTTAGATTCTGTTGCTCTTTCTCCTCTTAAAGAAAATATCAAAAAGAACAAGGATTTAAAAGCTTCTGAATTTTTGAGGTCTATAATAAATGAAAGACTTGAAATGCTGGACAGAAACATTGACCTTTTTAAGATTATTCTAATAGAGATTCAGTATAATGACTCTCTCAAAAATGAGGTTATAAAAAATATGGTGCCTAAAACCTGTGAGGCAAAGGGTTTGATTGAGAGGATACTAATACGAAAAGGGAATATTTCAAAAGAGATGGCAAAAGGCATTTCAAGAATGATGATAGGCACTCTTCTTACTTTTTTATTCCAAAAATATATTCTGGGCATTGAGACAACAAGTGATGAGATTAAAGAGGAGATAGAAAATGTATTAAATGTGATAAAAAAGTCTATTGGGGAGGAGTAA
- a CDS encoding HlyD family secretion protein: MIKAILQSKNFKVFFTVLFLISIFTFFLTGCREENAEDVYSSTVEVSTIDINTEIAGRVEKVFVEEGSKIKKGDIIAKIDSSLYEIQKNIAQANLEVAKLSADIAEQNWELAKLKYQLLSKKPSKYQINQIKENILQLKDIKSGNENNIEFLEENIKSLEKMKMADLDTIKLLSELKMQLNSLKAQNSSLTHQINSLENQLEMVKNESVTDEDKMITEISVDIAKRNYLQALSYVNMAEQNLKIANLNLRKTTITSPVDGIVLTKGVDQGQFVGIGTFIAQIGLSDYYLKIYVPSAQLQKLSLGKKVEIILDSNKKAYGEIVFISDKGEFTPRNVETKEEKQKVVFMVKLKIIKNKDILRPGMLVDVKI; this comes from the coding sequence ATGATAAAGGCGATATTGCAATCTAAAAACTTTAAGGTATTTTTTACTGTCCTTTTTTTAATTTCAATTTTTACTTTCTTTTTGACAGGGTGCAGAGAAGAAAATGCTGAAGATGTGTACTCATCAACTGTAGAGGTATCGACTATTGATATAAACACTGAGATTGCTGGGAGAGTAGAGAAAGTCTTTGTTGAAGAAGGCTCTAAAATTAAAAAAGGTGATATAATAGCAAAGATTGATTCAAGCCTTTATGAAATTCAAAAGAATATTGCACAGGCAAACCTTGAAGTTGCTAAATTGTCTGCGGATATCGCTGAGCAAAATTGGGAATTAGCAAAGCTAAAATATCAGCTTCTTTCTAAAAAACCATCGAAATACCAGATTAATCAGATAAAAGAAAATATTCTACAGCTAAAAGATATAAAATCAGGAAATGAAAATAACATTGAATTTTTGGAAGAAAACATAAAAAGTTTAGAAAAGATGAAAATGGCTGATTTGGACACAATAAAGCTATTATCAGAGCTAAAAATGCAATTAAATTCCCTAAAGGCTCAAAATAGTAGTCTGACACATCAGATTAATTCATTAGAAAACCAACTTGAAATGGTGAAAAACGAATCTGTTACAGATGAGGATAAAATGATTACTGAGATTTCTGTTGACATTGCAAAGAGAAACTATTTGCAAGCTCTCTCTTATGTAAATATGGCAGAGCAGAACTTAAAAATTGCTAATTTGAATCTGAGAAAGACCACAATTACCTCACCTGTTGATGGTATTGTTTTAACAAAAGGGGTTGACCAAGGACAGTTTGTTGGTATTGGTACGTTTATAGCTCAAATAGGCTTAAGCGACTACTATCTTAAGATATATGTTCCTTCAGCACAGCTACAAAAACTTTCGCTTGGTAAGAAGGTTGAGATTATCTTAGATAGCAACAAAAAAGCGTATGGTGAGATTGTGTTTATTTCTGATAAAGGAGAGTTTACACCAAGGAACGTAGAGACAAAAGAGGAAAAACAAAAAGTGGTTTTTATGGTCAAGCTAAAGATAATAAAGAATAAAGATATTTTAAGACCTGGGATGCTTGTTGATGTAAAGATTTGA
- a CDS encoding ABC transporter ATP-binding protein has translation MEYAIKVEGLTKRFGEFVAVNDISFSIPKGSLFALLGPNGSGKTTTIKIICGVLRATKGYVEVLGNDVLKYPEQVKQNIGYVSQKFSLYEDLTIEENIEFYGAIYGLSRDEIEEKKAKLLKFFGFEGREKSLVGTLSGGMKQKLAFACATLHNPQILILDEPTAGVDPISRKEYWEMIRVFSQSGVTVLVTTHYMDEAERCDYVAFMFNGILKEVDTPANVKTKYSSHSIEDVFVKVFSQ, from the coding sequence GTGGAATATGCAATCAAGGTAGAGGGGCTTACAAAAAGGTTTGGAGAGTTTGTTGCGGTAAATGACATATCATTTAGTATTCCCAAAGGTAGCCTCTTCGCCTTGCTTGGGCCAAATGGGTCTGGGAAGACAACTACAATTAAAATAATATGTGGTGTTTTAAGAGCAACAAAAGGATACGTAGAAGTACTTGGAAATGATGTCTTAAAATATCCAGAACAAGTAAAGCAAAATATAGGTTATGTTTCTCAAAAGTTTAGTCTGTATGAGGATTTAACAATTGAAGAGAACATTGAATTTTATGGTGCGATATATGGCCTTTCTAGGGACGAGATTGAAGAGAAAAAGGCAAAGCTACTTAAATTTTTTGGGTTTGAAGGCAGAGAAAAATCGCTTGTCGGCACGCTTTCTGGCGGAATGAAACAAAAACTTGCCTTTGCCTGTGCCACACTTCACAATCCACAAATCTTAATTTTGGATGAGCCAACAGCTGGAGTTGACCCTATTTCAAGAAAAGAGTATTGGGAGATGATAAGAGTTTTTTCTCAAAGTGGTGTTACGGTATTAGTAACCACCCATTATATGGATGAGGCTGAAAGGTGTGACTATGTTGCTTTTATGTTCAATGGGATTTTGAAAGAGGTAGACACACCTGCAAATGTCAAGACAAAGTATTCGTCACATAGTATTGAAGATGTGTTTGTGAAGGTATTCTCACAGTAA